A portion of the Rhinolophus sinicus isolate RSC01 linkage group LG03, ASM3656204v1, whole genome shotgun sequence genome contains these proteins:
- the STARD4 gene encoding stAR-related lipid transfer protein 4 isoform X3, with protein MDHILPGPCRVDWDSLMTSMDILEQFEENCCVLRYTTAGQLWNIISPREFVDLSYTVAYEDGLLSCGVSLDWGEKKPEFVRGYNHPCGWFCVPLKDNAKQSLLTGYIQTDLRGMLPQSAVDTAMASTLINFYGDLRKALRKA; from the exons ATGGACCACATTCTCCCAGGTCCCTGTCGCGTGGATTGGGACAGTCTAATGACGTCAATGGATATTTTGGAGCAATTTGAAGAG AATTGCTGTGTTTTGCGTTACACTACTGCTGGTCAGCTTTGGAATATCATTTCCCCAAGAGAGTTTGTTGATTTGTCCTACACTGTGGCCTATGAAGACGGGCTTTTATCCTGTG GGGTAAGTCTTGACTGGGGTGAAAAGAAACCAGAATTTGTTCGTGGCTATAACCATCCCTGTGGTTGGTTTTGTGTTCCACTTAAAGACAATGCAAAGCAGAGCCTTTTAACAGGCTATATTCAGACGGATCTGCGTGGGATGCTTCCTCAGTCTGCAGTAGATACAGCCATGGCAAGCACTTTAATCAACTTCTATGGTGACTTACGAAAAGCCTTACGAAAGgcataa